One segment of Bacillus alkalisoli DNA contains the following:
- a CDS encoding aminotransferase class V-fold PLP-dependent enzyme, whose amino-acid sequence MIRAKIGSNIYWYDGQLERYFDKFREGIVGIHHHYETPYGRKKMIYADWTASGRLYEPIEKKITYTFGPNMANTHTESNVSGTFMTEAYEEARKTIKQHVHADDGDVLILDGFGMTGVMNKLQRLLGLRIPEGWREKVDIPNDEKPVVFISHMEHHSNHTTWLETIADVIIVPPTKDGQMDTEFLIKKLKGKYKSRKWKIGAFTACSNVTGIVTPYHNLAKIMHEHGGICIVDFAASAPYVEINMHPKDPMEKLDAIVFSPHKLLGGPGSSGVLVFDSKLCKNIAPDHPGGGTVKWTNPWGKHIYVDDIERKEDGGTPGILQAIRAALSIKLKEEMGVENIRKRENELIAILLNSLKKIKGVQILEEGHKDRLGIVSFVMEEIHYNLVIQLLNDRFGFQVRGGCSCAGTYGHYLLNIDQKSSEEIAYYVLEKEDLSKKPGWVRFSIHPTMKNEEIHYFVHAIKQIATYHKEWAQDYWYDKKRNLFIFKERFHQDVATEFTLP is encoded by the coding sequence ATGATAAGAGCAAAAATCGGATCAAATATATATTGGTATGATGGACAGCTAGAAAGGTACTTTGATAAATTTCGAGAAGGCATTGTAGGGATCCATCATCATTATGAAACTCCATATGGACGGAAAAAGATGATTTATGCAGATTGGACAGCAAGCGGACGGTTGTACGAACCTATTGAAAAGAAAATAACTTATACATTTGGCCCTAATATGGCAAATACACATACAGAGTCTAATGTAAGTGGAACGTTCATGACGGAAGCGTACGAAGAGGCAAGGAAAACGATAAAGCAACATGTTCATGCAGATGATGGAGATGTATTAATATTAGACGGATTTGGAATGACAGGGGTGATGAACAAACTTCAAAGACTTTTAGGGCTAAGAATACCTGAAGGATGGAGGGAAAAAGTAGACATTCCCAATGATGAGAAGCCAGTCGTATTCATTAGTCATATGGAGCATCACTCCAATCATACAACATGGCTCGAAACGATAGCAGATGTCATAATCGTACCACCAACTAAGGATGGCCAGATGGATACAGAGTTTTTAATAAAGAAGCTAAAGGGAAAGTACAAGTCAAGAAAGTGGAAAATAGGAGCATTTACAGCTTGTTCAAACGTTACAGGAATTGTAACACCATATCATAATCTAGCTAAAATCATGCATGAGCATGGCGGAATATGTATTGTAGACTTTGCAGCGTCAGCTCCTTATGTAGAAATAAATATGCACCCGAAAGATCCTATGGAAAAGCTGGATGCGATTGTTTTTTCTCCTCATAAGCTTTTAGGAGGTCCTGGGTCTAGTGGTGTGTTAGTCTTTGATTCAAAGTTGTGTAAAAATATAGCCCCAGACCATCCAGGTGGAGGAACGGTAAAATGGACAAATCCGTGGGGAAAGCACATTTATGTAGATGATATAGAAAGGAAAGAAGATGGAGGAACACCAGGAATTTTGCAAGCAATAAGGGCGGCACTTTCCATTAAATTAAAAGAAGAGATGGGTGTGGAAAACATCCGAAAAAGAGAGAACGAACTTATTGCGATACTGCTAAATTCTTTAAAGAAAATAAAAGGCGTCCAAATTCTTGAGGAAGGCCACAAGGACAGATTAGGAATCGTCTCGTTTGTGATGGAAGAGATTCATTATAATTTAGTCATACAATTACTCAATGACCGTTTCGGTTTTCAAGTAAGAGGTGGTTGCTCATGTGCAGGGACATATGGACACTACTTATTGAATATTGACCAGAAATCTTCAGAAGAAATAGCCTATTATGTGTTGGAAAAGGAAGACCTATCGAAAAAGCCAGGCTGGGTTAGGTTCTCTATTCACCCTACGATGAAAAACGAAGAAATACACTATTTTGTTCATGCTATTAAACAAATTGCAACCTACCATAAAGAATGGGCACAAGACTATTGGTATGACAAGAAACGTAACCTTTTTATATTCAAAGAAAGATTTCATCAAGATGTCGCTACAGAATTTACACTACCTTAG
- a CDS encoding general stress protein, whose amino-acid sequence MKPIYKEFHNDEEAVHAIDSLKLKGVREDDIFVVTHDNDRTSRIADNADANTVGAKELGLDTYVKNVFRSKGDELRAQFCELGFTEPEAEALEEKLDHGKVVVVVKDQTVANSFY is encoded by the coding sequence ATGAAACCAATTTATAAGGAATTTCATAATGATGAGGAAGCAGTACATGCTATTGATTCTTTAAAGCTCAAAGGTGTCCGTGAAGATGATATTTTTGTTGTTACGCATGATAATGACCGTACGAGTCGTATTGCCGACAACGCGGATGCCAATACGGTAGGTGCGAAAGAGTTAGGTTTAGATACTTATGTGAAAAATGTGTTTCGAAGTAAGGGCGATGAGCTACGTGCTCAATTCTGCGAATTAGGTTTTACCGAACCTGAGGCGGAAGCACTAGAAGAAAAGCTAGATCACGGTAAAGTTGTTGTTGTTGTAAAAGACCAGACCGTTGCTAATAGTTTCTATTAA
- a CDS encoding LysM peptidoglycan-binding domain-containing protein: protein MNKELTVIAKTRGHRIREERRDQKQVQKRKMASYILAGTLATSAFITVNVTNKEAAFQLVHKVQSGETLFGLSHRYGVSVTEIMQANKLSSDLIKVGQTLTIPQKNSQSSHQRNTQNVIHKVEKGDTLFSISQKYGVAVSAIQQANGLVSDRIVEGQNLQISTSVQVQSYKVSLGETLFSISRKFGTSVERIKNENKLDKDTIFAGQPLRIPSGTTKVMPTSTSVTQTTSKLIPLEQATYTVAPGDTLWSIARRYQTTAGELKHVNGMTQEHVIIGQKLIIKGKGLVQANAEVVGVVDQSSVEFLVEGLKEPIVLRVAYGTAQNYELISGAKLKIIYKQSEQPALIDCIFASQSF from the coding sequence ATGAACAAAGAATTAACTGTCATTGCAAAAACGCGAGGTCACCGCATTAGGGAGGAAAGAAGGGATCAGAAACAAGTACAAAAACGTAAAATGGCTAGTTATATATTAGCAGGTACTTTAGCTACTAGTGCTTTTATCACCGTAAATGTTACAAATAAAGAAGCGGCCTTCCAACTTGTACATAAAGTTCAAAGTGGCGAAACGTTATTCGGCCTTTCTCATCGATATGGGGTGTCTGTAACTGAAATTATGCAAGCGAATAAGCTATCATCTGACCTCATAAAAGTTGGACAGACTTTAACTATTCCGCAAAAAAACTCCCAATCTAGCCATCAAAGAAATACACAAAATGTAATACATAAGGTAGAAAAGGGTGATACACTTTTTTCTATTTCTCAAAAATATGGTGTGGCTGTTTCAGCTATTCAACAAGCAAATGGTCTAGTTTCGGACAGAATAGTAGAGGGTCAAAATTTACAAATTAGTACTTCTGTACAAGTACAATCATATAAAGTCTCACTAGGTGAAACGTTATTCTCTATTTCTAGAAAATTTGGAACGTCAGTAGAAAGGATAAAAAATGAAAATAAACTAGATAAAGATACTATTTTTGCAGGTCAACCGTTAAGAATTCCTAGTGGGACAACAAAAGTGATGCCAACTTCCACAAGTGTAACGCAAACCACTAGCAAGCTTATTCCGTTGGAGCAAGCAACTTATACAGTAGCACCGGGAGACACGCTTTGGAGCATCGCGCGCAGATATCAAACAACAGCTGGAGAGCTAAAGCATGTGAATGGAATGACACAAGAGCATGTCATTATAGGTCAAAAGCTAATTATTAAAGGAAAAGGCTTAGTACAAGCGAACGCTGAAGTTGTTGGCGTAGTAGACCAATCTTCTGTTGAATTTTTAGTAGAAGGCTTGAAGGAGCCAATCGTGTTACGCGTTGCTTACGGTACTGCCCAAAACTATGAGCTCATCTCTGGAGCAAAACTAAAGATTATATACAAACAATCTGAGCAACCAGCATTAATAGATTGTATATTTGCAAGTCAATCATTCTAA
- a CDS encoding HAMP domain-containing protein has translation MKKNTIMMQLLTKIGVIIGIITVTTFLLGYGFVKIKFEEYQAEQIDNATSIVKFAMESTQNSANTIENMIERKLYASSKGITSELRGRSASSITMEELRVLADEWAVKEITLWERQGDDIVVTQSSDETQIGLSSKNWGYWFTAFNELMSLQSVTVDEGFAMDNYWVGPISKAELFDHIFYKFAYYYDGTTDFMVNPFIEDFDIYEHTFESGPSQIIENIIDEYKDMEEIAVINVSAWKKGESNQVIEPNTDLPVLYGTHTIALDTDGELFEQVLATKQNASYQFTHDGVTYKKIYKYLPNERVMTMVIDLTRKKQFELFLALIYIASIFILFISLYSIIRYIIKRHLYPLPSIVDHIQQMAQGDLSETLHVKEKNELGWLSQQVNEMTNKFEQLIAGVKEDSHALVVVSNLLSQQVHNSVKTMTETATQMTSESKDNMLEIELAFEKLQTLFRSLEESKLGDLSGNGCVECTKPIMTAVTEIQWKMTELERIMKDHTVQTTHITVMFYDTLQELNEAIQKMESLSNDLNNKIEVFKVRD, from the coding sequence ATGAAGAAAAATACGATAATGATGCAGTTACTTACAAAAATAGGCGTAATAATAGGGATCATAACAGTCACTACATTCCTCCTTGGATACGGCTTTGTAAAAATAAAGTTTGAAGAATACCAAGCAGAACAAATAGATAATGCGACTAGTATCGTAAAATTTGCAATGGAGTCTACGCAAAACTCAGCAAATACGATCGAAAATATGATAGAACGAAAACTCTATGCTTCTTCTAAAGGGATAACATCTGAATTAAGAGGAAGGTCAGCTTCTAGTATCACGATGGAAGAATTACGTGTTTTAGCGGATGAATGGGCTGTGAAAGAAATTACCCTTTGGGAGAGACAAGGGGATGATATTGTAGTGACACAATCCTCTGATGAAACACAAATAGGATTAAGCTCTAAAAACTGGGGATATTGGTTTACGGCTTTTAACGAGTTAATGTCACTTCAATCGGTAACCGTTGACGAAGGTTTTGCAATGGACAACTACTGGGTAGGTCCTATTTCTAAAGCAGAATTATTTGACCATATTTTTTATAAGTTTGCTTATTATTATGACGGAACAACAGATTTTATGGTGAACCCTTTTATTGAAGACTTCGACATATATGAACATACATTTGAAAGTGGCCCTTCGCAAATTATAGAAAATATTATTGATGAATATAAAGACATGGAAGAAATAGCAGTCATCAACGTTTCAGCATGGAAAAAAGGAGAAAGCAATCAAGTAATTGAACCGAATACGGACTTACCGGTACTGTATGGAACACATACGATTGCATTAGATACAGACGGTGAACTATTCGAACAAGTTCTAGCTACAAAACAAAATGCTAGCTACCAGTTCACACATGATGGTGTAACCTATAAGAAAATTTATAAGTACTTACCAAATGAACGTGTTATGACGATGGTAATAGATTTAACTAGAAAAAAGCAGTTTGAATTGTTTCTAGCACTGATCTATATAGCATCTATCTTTATTCTTTTCATCTCTTTATATAGTATTATTCGCTATATCATTAAAAGACATCTATATCCGTTACCGTCTATAGTGGACCATATACAACAAATGGCTCAAGGGGATTTATCCGAAACGCTACATGTGAAAGAAAAAAATGAATTAGGTTGGCTATCCCAACAAGTAAATGAAATGACGAATAAATTTGAACAGTTAATTGCTGGTGTGAAAGAAGACTCACACGCACTCGTTGTAGTATCCAACCTACTATCTCAACAAGTACACAATTCTGTAAAAACAATGACAGAGACAGCTACACAGATGACGTCAGAGTCAAAAGATAATATGCTTGAAATTGAACTAGCATTTGAAAAACTACAAACGTTGTTCCGATCGCTAGAGGAAAGTAAGTTAGGAGATCTAAGTGGTAATGGTTGTGTGGAATGTACAAAACCGATAATGACCGCCGTCACAGAGATCCAATGGAAAATGACAGAATTAGAACGAATAATGAAGGATCATACCGTACAGACAACACATATAACCGTTATGTTCTACGATACGTTACAAGAATTAAACGAAGCAATTCAAAAGATGGAAAGCCTATCAAATGATCTAAATAACAAGATAGAAGTTTTTAAGGTGAGAGACTGA
- a CDS encoding tryptophan 2,3-dioxygenase family protein: MTGKPITDYEKYIRTEELLSLQKEGAALSCDDELTFQMVHQIAELHFKLILQYIDLADGLMREKEVVKATDQLRRINMHVKHLPAVFDMTKVISPMDYHTIRLALGRGSGQDSPGFNAILKMGPTLWEPFESLLNEHLLTPLELHKQASKQPELFDLMQELTYFDENFQTFRHNHIQLVRRMIGLNTKSLKGVPAQMLERGAKFEFYPQLWQAVCDLTDFTGSSYNPKPLD; this comes from the coding sequence ATGACTGGAAAACCAATAACAGACTATGAAAAATATATCCGTACGGAAGAGCTTCTAAGCTTACAAAAAGAAGGAGCGGCATTAAGTTGTGACGATGAATTAACATTTCAAATGGTTCACCAAATCGCGGAACTGCACTTCAAGCTAATACTTCAATACATTGATCTAGCAGACGGATTGATGCGAGAAAAAGAGGTAGTAAAAGCAACAGATCAACTTCGCCGTATCAACATGCACGTAAAACATTTACCAGCTGTATTTGATATGACGAAAGTAATAAGCCCGATGGATTATCATACCATTCGTCTAGCGTTAGGACGTGGGAGCGGTCAAGATTCACCAGGGTTTAATGCCATTTTGAAAATGGGTCCAACGCTATGGGAGCCGTTTGAAAGCTTACTAAACGAACATTTATTAACCCCTTTAGAATTGCACAAACAAGCTAGCAAGCAACCAGAGCTGTTCGACTTAATGCAAGAATTAACATACTTTGATGAGAACTTCCAAACGTTCCGACACAACCATATTCAACTAGTGCGCAGAATGATTGGTTTAAACACAAAGAGCTTAAAAGGAGTACCAGCGCAAATGCTAGAAAGAGGAGCAAAGTTTGAGTTCTATCCACAGCTTTGGCAAGCAGTATGTGACTTAACAGACTTCACTGGTTCGAGCTATAATCCGAAACCATTAGATTAA
- a CDS encoding NAD(P)/FAD-dependent oxidoreductase has protein sequence MIYDCIIIGGGVAGLQAAIQLGRYKRKVLVIDNNNGRSSICHSYHNILGWPDGVSGTFLREQGYKQALSYGVEFLQKEVISVEKMPATFFVTIASGAIYAAKKILLSTGVMDNIPPYPAIRPCLGLTVYVCPDCDGYEIKDKRTIVLGAGNTGANMALTISYWSNEIIYINDQETDVSQELLEQMKTKNIAYINVDIEEVLAAGANFQGVLLKNGEKVEASRAFIAYGQNEVKSNLAKGLGVELLENKHIVVDPRTKMTNVDGLWAAGDVVAHSEQVTIAMGEGSQAAIWIHKSLLS, from the coding sequence TTGATATACGATTGTATTATAATTGGTGGGGGCGTTGCAGGCTTACAAGCCGCCATTCAACTTGGGCGTTACAAACGAAAAGTGTTAGTCATCGACAACAACAATGGCCGATCATCCATTTGCCATAGCTACCACAATATTTTAGGCTGGCCTGACGGCGTCAGTGGAACATTTTTAAGAGAACAAGGTTATAAGCAAGCATTAAGCTACGGGGTAGAATTTTTACAAAAAGAAGTAATATCTGTTGAGAAAATGCCGGCAACTTTTTTTGTCACTATAGCAAGCGGAGCAATTTACGCAGCGAAGAAAATCTTATTATCTACCGGCGTTATGGACAACATCCCACCTTACCCAGCCATACGTCCGTGTTTAGGTTTAACGGTATACGTTTGTCCAGATTGCGACGGCTATGAAATTAAAGATAAGAGAACCATCGTTTTAGGAGCTGGCAATACAGGCGCCAACATGGCGTTAACAATATCTTATTGGTCAAACGAAATTATTTACATAAACGATCAGGAAACAGATGTTTCACAAGAACTTCTCGAGCAGATGAAAACTAAAAATATCGCCTATATAAATGTAGATATAGAAGAAGTTTTGGCGGCTGGAGCTAATTTTCAAGGAGTGTTATTAAAAAATGGTGAAAAAGTAGAAGCGTCGCGAGCTTTTATTGCTTACGGCCAAAACGAAGTGAAATCAAATTTAGCCAAGGGGTTAGGTGTAGAGTTACTAGAAAACAAACATATTGTAGTCGACCCACGAACAAAAATGACCAACGTCGACGGCTTATGGGCAGCAGGAGACGTTGTCGCCCACTCCGAACAAGTAACCATCGCAATGGGAGAAGGATCTCAAGCCGCAATATGGATACATAAATCACTTCTTTCATAA
- a CDS encoding tetratricopeptide repeat protein, with protein MEKQLINKTFYETLWTDNQLHPIQVLGEAYMEEQANDIHDVSSIRYAQGEVYFEHKDYEAAIFKWENVTNELEPWAKKNIADAYYEIGLLAEAEDIYTSVQTESKTLKVEVSLQLFTLYLERKKMESAYKSIKRAIAVDPDYPNVTSIAKVFYEEQNDHQHAVELAVSEIIRTESTEWIHIFKSYIDNGFAKEFDPRYFVEVLHVVKAIGHREFVLLLTSLWVSYRTSDNYFAWINTVNELIFSIQTEDGENWLSISSLLQEGYLHLLEGEYAVHQLQKIVPDTLENWLKISDEKKSLFPAAAIMAWTEVFPTAFSSTTLQLAEQSMFYYQHDNITLSTMLELYQSIQKWAQKNDLPVSHFDQWLFLNLRDTSKQHIHVESYQDGVKGKLLHEILEENILVEKKLTYYMTGSTEEASMAVLDENGVQSVKDFTEVDENKVVELKWPSKFLDENHFSISTSVGNVNNREAKKLAQLADGFVYVIDVDTEFTDGELLSILNWKEKMPEQMIQFILLTEDAVHSRNVEIVSTMLKEQIHASSIHTMAKNSKQKDFVSIVNKNITVNEGLLEEMRSLKLLYAIRSVYNEVLSNRGAMESKLTNTITFHEDILSRLQALVTHLEEDQGEKTRELMESYRVVKFEMQAELKRAVPHLLQGTSELIHEDSDFSQMHNELNEEMNRRIQEYLNNELTPKYSDALRHWLQEAHAHFNEIQGYLTDMSESFNGLYRRDKVNLVADFQVVEDWRRDIHRIISRAEVGHLNILNRQNPVQFMLKGAGLLFNKLPQNKTFLYTQYKKYIENEKYEDITAIVTQKYFLEFDLFEKSLRNDVVTFLMEPFTQLDSTIQDAESEIAKATRKLESMKANPEMYQDPLKLLHVRLMQYEFMTKVCADQKIVYSR; from the coding sequence ATGGAAAAACAACTAATTAATAAAACGTTTTACGAGACGTTATGGACAGATAACCAACTACACCCGATTCAAGTATTAGGGGAAGCATACATGGAGGAACAGGCAAACGATATACATGACGTATCATCGATTCGCTACGCACAAGGGGAAGTATACTTTGAGCATAAAGATTACGAGGCTGCCATTTTTAAATGGGAAAATGTCACGAATGAACTAGAGCCGTGGGCAAAAAAGAACATAGCCGATGCTTACTATGAAATTGGACTTCTAGCAGAAGCAGAAGACATCTACACAAGCGTTCAAACAGAAAGTAAAACACTGAAAGTAGAAGTATCATTACAACTATTTACTTTATACTTAGAACGCAAAAAAATGGAGTCAGCATACAAGAGTATCAAACGTGCAATCGCTGTTGACCCTGACTATCCAAATGTTACATCCATTGCAAAAGTGTTTTATGAAGAACAAAACGATCATCAACATGCTGTAGAACTTGCTGTTAGTGAAATCATCCGAACAGAAAGTACCGAGTGGATTCATATTTTCAAATCCTATATAGACAATGGATTTGCGAAAGAATTTGACCCACGTTATTTTGTCGAAGTGCTACATGTCGTTAAGGCGATTGGTCATAGAGAATTTGTATTGCTGCTTACATCGTTATGGGTAAGCTATCGCACAAGCGACAATTATTTTGCGTGGATTAATACGGTGAATGAACTTATTTTCTCTATCCAAACAGAAGATGGAGAAAACTGGCTATCTATATCCTCCTTGCTTCAAGAAGGATATTTACACCTTTTAGAAGGGGAATACGCCGTTCATCAGCTTCAAAAAATTGTACCAGACACATTAGAAAATTGGCTTAAAATATCAGATGAAAAGAAATCCTTATTTCCCGCAGCTGCGATTATGGCATGGACAGAAGTATTTCCAACAGCATTCAGTAGCACAACATTACAACTAGCAGAACAAAGTATGTTCTACTACCAGCACGACAATATAACATTATCAACGATGCTGGAACTTTATCAATCTATTCAAAAGTGGGCGCAAAAAAATGACCTTCCAGTTTCACACTTTGATCAATGGTTATTTTTAAACCTTCGTGATACTTCCAAGCAACACATACATGTGGAAAGCTATCAAGACGGCGTAAAAGGTAAGCTACTTCATGAAATTCTAGAAGAAAACATCTTAGTAGAGAAGAAGCTAACTTATTATATGACTGGTAGTACAGAAGAGGCAAGTATGGCTGTTTTAGACGAAAATGGGGTACAAAGCGTCAAAGATTTCACGGAAGTAGATGAAAACAAAGTCGTTGAGTTAAAATGGCCGTCCAAATTTTTAGACGAAAATCATTTCTCAATCAGCACGTCTGTTGGAAATGTGAATAATAGGGAAGCAAAGAAATTAGCTCAGCTTGCCGATGGTTTTGTCTATGTGATAGATGTAGACACCGAGTTTACAGATGGAGAATTATTATCTATTTTGAATTGGAAAGAAAAAATGCCAGAGCAAATGATTCAGTTTATTTTACTTACAGAAGATGCTGTACATTCTAGAAATGTAGAAATAGTAAGTACGATGTTGAAAGAGCAAATCCATGCTTCGAGTATCCATACAATGGCTAAAAACAGTAAGCAGAAAGACTTTGTTTCTATTGTAAATAAAAATATTACAGTAAACGAAGGCCTTCTAGAAGAAATGCGATCATTGAAGTTATTATATGCCATCAGATCTGTTTACAATGAGGTATTAAGCAATCGTGGGGCGATGGAAAGTAAGCTAACTAACACCATTACATTCCATGAAGATATATTAAGTAGACTACAAGCCCTAGTTACTCATCTAGAAGAAGACCAAGGTGAGAAAACGAGAGAGTTAATGGAGTCGTACCGAGTAGTAAAGTTTGAGATGCAAGCAGAATTAAAAAGAGCGGTGCCACACTTATTACAAGGAACGTCTGAACTAATTCATGAAGACAGTGACTTCAGCCAAATGCATAATGAGTTAAATGAGGAAATGAATAGAAGAATTCAGGAGTACTTAAATAATGAATTAACACCAAAATATTCCGATGCATTACGTCATTGGCTTCAAGAAGCACATGCGCATTTCAATGAAATTCAAGGTTACTTAACGGATATGAGTGAATCATTCAATGGGTTGTATCGTCGTGACAAAGTAAATTTAGTAGCAGATTTCCAAGTAGTAGAAGATTGGCGCCGTGATATTCATCGTATTATTAGCAGAGCGGAAGTTGGCCATTTAAACATATTAAATCGCCAAAATCCTGTTCAATTTATGTTAAAAGGTGCTGGGCTTTTATTTAATAAGCTCCCACAAAATAAAACATTTTTATATACACAATATAAAAAGTATATAGAAAATGAAAAGTATGAAGATATTACTGCTATCGTTACACAAAAATACTTCCTAGAGTTCGATTTATTTGAAAAATCATTGCGTAATGACGTAGTAACATTCTTAATGGAGCCATTTACACAACTAGATAGTACGATTCAAGATGCAGAGTCCGAGATTGCCAAAGCAACTAGAAAACTAGAATCAATGAAAGCAAACCCGGAAATGTACCAAGATCCACTAAAACTATTACATGTTCGATTAATGCAATACGAGTTTATGACAAAAGTATGTGCTGATCAAAAGATAGTTTACTCTAGATAA